From one Streptomyces chromofuscus genomic stretch:
- a CDS encoding homoserine dehydrogenase: protein MMRTRPLKVALLGCGVVGSEVARIMTTHADDLAARIGAPVELAGVAVRRPDKVREGIDPALVTTDATALVKRGDLDVVVEVIGGIEPARTLITTAFEHGASVVSANKALLAQDGAALHAAAEEHGRDLYYEAAVAGAIPLIRPLRESLAGDKVNRVLGIVNGTTNFILDKMDSTGAGYQEALDEATALGYAEADPTADVEGFDAAAKAAILAGIAFHTRVRLDDVYREGMTEVTAADFASAREMGCTIKLLAICERAADGGSVTARVHPAMIPLTHPLASVRGAYNAVFVESDAAGQLMFYGPGAGGSPTASAVLGDLVAVCRNRLSNATGPGESAYAALPVSSMGEVVTRYHISLDVADKPGVLAQVATVFAEHGVSIDTVRQQGKDGEASLVVVTHRASDASLTGTVEALRKLDTVRGVASIMRVEGE from the coding sequence ATGATGCGTACGCGTCCGCTGAAGGTGGCGCTGCTGGGCTGTGGAGTGGTCGGCTCAGAGGTGGCGCGCATCATGACGACGCACGCCGACGACCTCGCCGCCCGCATCGGCGCCCCGGTGGAGCTCGCGGGCGTCGCCGTGCGCCGGCCCGACAAGGTGCGCGAGGGCATCGACCCGGCCCTCGTCACCACCGACGCCACCGCCCTCGTCAAACGCGGCGACCTCGACGTCGTCGTCGAGGTCATCGGCGGCATCGAGCCCGCTCGTACGCTGATCACCACCGCGTTCGAGCACGGCGCCTCCGTCGTCTCCGCCAACAAGGCCCTCCTCGCCCAGGACGGCGCCGCCCTGCACGCGGCCGCGGAGGAGCACGGCAGGGACCTCTACTACGAGGCCGCCGTCGCGGGCGCCATCCCGCTGATCCGCCCGCTGCGCGAGTCCCTCGCCGGCGACAAGGTCAACCGGGTGCTCGGCATCGTCAACGGGACCACCAACTTCATCCTCGACAAGATGGACTCGACGGGGGCCGGCTACCAGGAGGCCCTCGACGAGGCGACCGCCCTGGGGTACGCGGAAGCCGACCCCACGGCCGACGTGGAGGGCTTCGACGCCGCCGCCAAGGCCGCCATCCTCGCCGGTATCGCCTTCCACACGCGCGTGCGCCTGGACGACGTCTACCGCGAGGGCATGACCGAGGTGACGGCGGCCGACTTCGCCTCCGCCAGGGAGATGGGCTGCACCATCAAACTGCTCGCCATCTGCGAGCGGGCCGCGGACGGCGGGTCCGTCACCGCGCGCGTGCACCCGGCGATGATCCCGCTGACCCACCCGCTCGCCTCCGTGCGCGGCGCGTACAACGCGGTGTTCGTGGAGTCGGACGCGGCCGGACAGCTCATGTTCTACGGCCCCGGTGCCGGCGGCTCCCCGACGGCCTCCGCCGTGCTCGGCGACCTCGTCGCCGTCTGCCGCAACCGGCTCAGCAACGCCACCGGCCCCGGCGAGTCCGCGTACGCCGCGCTGCCCGTCTCGTCCATGGGCGAGGTCGTCACGCGCTACCACATCAGCCTCGACGTCGCCGACAAACCGGGTGTTCTCGCCCAGGTGGCCACCGTGTTCGCCGAGCACGGGGTGTCCATCGATACCGTTCGGCAGCAGGGCAAGGACGGCGAGGCCTCCCTCGTCGTCGTCACGCACCGCGCCTCCGACGCCTCCCTCACCGGGACCGTCGAGGCGCTGCGCAAGCTCGACACCGTGCGGGGTGTCGCCAGCATCATGCGGGTTGAAGGAGAGTAA
- the thrC gene encoding threonine synthase produces MTHQWRGIIEEYRDRLPVSDTTPVVTLREGGTPLVPAQVLSERTGCEVHLKVEGANPTGSFKDRGMTMAISKAKEEGAKAVICASTGNTSASAAAYAVRAGMVSAVLVPQGKIALGKMGQALVHGAKILQVDGNFDDCLTLARALSDNYPVALVNSVNPVRIEGQKTAAFEIVDMLGDAPDIHVLPVGNAGNITAYWKGYREYAADGVAARTPRMWGFQASGSAPIVRGEVVKDPSTIATAIRIGNPASWQHAIDARDESGGLIDEVTDREILRAYRLLAAQEGVFVEPASAASVAGLLKAAELGKVDPGQRIVCTVTGNGLKDPDWAVAGAPQPVTVPVDAATAAERLGLV; encoded by the coding sequence ATGACCCACCAGTGGCGCGGAATCATCGAGGAGTACCGGGACCGGCTGCCCGTCTCCGACACCACGCCGGTCGTGACGCTCCGCGAGGGCGGTACGCCCCTCGTGCCCGCGCAGGTGCTCTCCGAGCGCACGGGTTGCGAGGTCCACCTCAAGGTGGAGGGCGCCAACCCGACCGGGTCCTTCAAGGACCGCGGCATGACCATGGCCATCTCCAAGGCCAAGGAGGAGGGCGCGAAGGCCGTCATCTGCGCCTCCACCGGCAACACGTCCGCCTCCGCCGCCGCGTACGCCGTGCGCGCCGGGATGGTCTCCGCCGTGCTCGTGCCGCAGGGCAAGATCGCGCTCGGCAAGATGGGCCAGGCCCTGGTGCACGGCGCGAAGATCCTGCAGGTGGACGGCAACTTCGACGACTGCCTCACGCTCGCCCGCGCGCTCAGCGACAACTACCCGGTCGCGCTGGTCAATTCGGTCAATCCGGTGCGTATCGAGGGTCAGAAGACCGCCGCGTTCGAGATCGTGGACATGCTCGGCGACGCCCCCGACATCCATGTCCTGCCGGTGGGCAACGCGGGCAACATCACGGCGTACTGGAAGGGGTACCGGGAGTACGCCGCCGACGGCGTCGCCGCCCGGACGCCGCGCATGTGGGGCTTCCAGGCCTCCGGTTCCGCGCCCATCGTCCGCGGCGAGGTGGTCAAGGACCCGTCGACCATCGCCACCGCGATCCGCATCGGCAACCCGGCCTCCTGGCAGCACGCGATCGACGCGCGCGATGAGTCCGGCGGCCTCATCGACGAGGTGACGGACCGTGAGATCCTGCGCGCCTACCGCCTGTTGGCCGCGCAGGAGGGCGTCTTCGTCGAGCCCGCCTCCGCCGCCTCCGTGGCCGGTCTGCTGAAGGCCGCCGAACTCGGCAAGGTCGACCCGGGCCAGCGCATCGTGTGCACGGTCACCGGCAACGGCCTGAAGGACCCCGACTGGGCCGTCGCCGGCGCACCGCAGCCGGTCACCGTTCCGGTGGACGCGGCCACCGCCGCCGAGCGCCTCGGACTGGTCTGA
- the lysA gene encoding diaminopimelate decarboxylase, translating into MSRSAHPAGPRHADVLPEGHYSAPPADLNALDGKVWAQTVSRDDHGVVAVGGIPVTRLAEEFGTPAYILDETDFRARARAWRTAFGHDADVFYAGKAFLSRAVVRWLNEEGLNLDVCSGGELATALSAGMPADRIAFHGNNKSTDEIRRAVEAGVGRIVLDSFQEIVRVAHIARELGRRQRVQIRVTVGVEAHTHEFIATAHEDQKFGIPLAGGQAAEAVRRALQLDGLELIGIHSHIGSQIFDMSGFEVAAHRVVGLLKDIRDEHGVELPEIDLGGGLGIAYTSDDDPREPHEIAKALTEIVTRECEAARLRTPRISVEPGRAIVGPTAFTLYEVGTVKPLDGLRTYVSVDGGMSDNIRTALYDAEYSVALVSRSSDAAPMQARVVGKHCESGDIVVKDAFLPADLAPGDLIAVPATGAYCRSMASNYNHVTRPPVVAVRDGVARVIVRRETEEDLLRLDVG; encoded by the coding sequence ATGAGCCGTTCCGCACATCCCGCCGGGCCCCGTCACGCCGACGTCCTCCCCGAGGGGCACTACAGCGCCCCGCCCGCCGACCTCAACGCCCTCGACGGCAAGGTGTGGGCCCAGACCGTCAGCCGCGACGACCACGGCGTCGTCGCGGTCGGCGGCATCCCCGTGACGCGGCTCGCCGAGGAGTTCGGCACCCCCGCCTACATCCTCGACGAGACCGACTTCCGCGCCCGCGCCCGCGCCTGGCGCACCGCCTTCGGGCACGACGCCGACGTCTTCTACGCGGGCAAGGCGTTCCTGTCCCGGGCCGTCGTGCGGTGGCTGAACGAGGAAGGGCTGAACCTGGACGTGTGCTCCGGGGGCGAGCTGGCCACCGCGCTCTCCGCCGGGATGCCCGCCGACCGCATCGCCTTCCACGGCAACAACAAGTCGACGGACGAGATCCGGCGGGCCGTCGAGGCCGGCGTGGGGCGCATCGTGCTCGACTCCTTCCAGGAGATCGTCCGCGTCGCCCACATCGCGCGGGAGCTGGGTCGGCGCCAGCGGGTGCAGATTCGTGTCACCGTCGGCGTGGAGGCGCACACGCACGAGTTCATCGCCACCGCCCACGAGGACCAGAAGTTCGGCATCCCGCTGGCCGGCGGGCAGGCCGCGGAGGCGGTGCGGCGGGCGCTCCAGCTCGACGGGCTGGAGCTGATCGGCATCCACTCGCACATCGGGTCGCAGATCTTCGACATGTCCGGGTTCGAGGTCGCCGCCCACCGGGTCGTCGGGCTGCTCAAGGACATCCGGGACGAGCACGGCGTCGAGCTGCCCGAGATCGATCTGGGCGGTGGTCTCGGCATCGCGTACACGAGCGACGACGACCCGCGCGAGCCGCACGAGATCGCCAAGGCCCTGACCGAGATCGTCACCCGCGAGTGCGAGGCCGCCAGGCTGCGGACCCCGCGCATCTCCGTCGAGCCGGGGCGCGCCATCGTCGGGCCGACCGCCTTCACGCTCTACGAGGTGGGCACCGTCAAGCCGCTCGACGGGCTGCGGACGTACGTCTCGGTCGACGGCGGGATGTCGGACAACATCCGCACCGCGCTGTACGACGCCGAGTACAGCGTCGCGCTCGTCTCCCGCAGCTCCGACGCCGCGCCGATGCAGGCCCGCGTCGTCGGCAAGCACTGCGAGAGCGGCGACATCGTGGTGAAGGACGCGTTCCTGCCCGCCGACCTGGCGCCGGGTGACCTCATCGCGGTGCCGGCCACCGGCGCGTACTGCCGCTCCATGGCCAGCAACTACAACCACGTGACCCGCCCGCCGGTCGTCGCCGTGCGCGACGGCGTGGCGCGTGTGATCGTCCGCCGGGAGACGGAGGAGGACCTCCTGCGTCTCGACGTCGGATGA
- a CDS encoding IS630 family transposase translates to MPGPKPLSLELSDHERRVLRGWLRKQSASQALVLRSRIVLACAEGRPNAQVAQDLGVSRETVRKWRARFAADRLEGLVDQQRSGAPRKITDEQVEALVARTLGQAPPTGDSHWSTRSMARSAGMSQSAVSRIWRAFGLKPHIVETWKLSTDPQFVTKVRDVVGIYLSPPENALVLAVDEKSQIQALDRTQPVLPMAPTVPAKMTHDYVRHGTTSLFAALDIASGSVIAQHYRRHRHQEFLRFLKVIDAAVPKDLELHLVLDNYATHKTEPVKKWLLRHPRFHLHFTPTSASWLNLVERWFAELTCRKLRRSAHRSVIELERDIRGWINEWNKNPKPFVWTKTADDILDTLAAYCTRINDSGH, encoded by the coding sequence ATGCCTGGTCCGAAGCCGTTGTCGCTGGAGTTGTCCGATCACGAGCGCAGGGTGCTGCGGGGCTGGTTGCGCAAGCAGAGTGCGTCTCAGGCACTGGTGTTGCGGTCGAGGATCGTGCTGGCGTGCGCGGAGGGCCGGCCGAACGCGCAGGTCGCGCAGGACCTGGGTGTCTCGCGGGAGACGGTACGCAAGTGGCGGGCCCGGTTTGCTGCGGACCGACTGGAGGGCCTGGTGGACCAGCAGCGATCGGGGGCACCGCGGAAGATCACGGATGAGCAGGTCGAGGCCCTGGTCGCCAGGACGCTGGGCCAGGCGCCGCCGACGGGTGATTCGCACTGGTCGACGCGTTCGATGGCCCGGTCGGCGGGGATGTCGCAGTCGGCTGTCTCGCGGATCTGGCGGGCGTTCGGTCTCAAGCCGCACATCGTGGAGACCTGGAAACTGTCGACCGACCCGCAGTTTGTCACCAAGGTCCGCGATGTGGTGGGCATTTACCTGTCGCCGCCGGAGAACGCCCTGGTCCTGGCGGTGGACGAGAAATCACAGATACAGGCCCTGGACCGGACCCAGCCCGTGCTGCCCATGGCGCCGACCGTGCCGGCGAAGATGACCCATGACTACGTCCGGCACGGCACGACCAGCCTGTTCGCCGCCCTGGACATCGCCTCCGGCTCGGTCATCGCCCAGCACTACCGACGCCACCGCCACCAGGAGTTCCTCCGCTTCCTGAAGGTCATCGACGCCGCCGTCCCCAAGGACCTCGAACTCCACCTGGTCCTGGACAACTACGCCACCCACAAGACCGAGCCGGTCAAGAAGTGGCTGCTGCGACACCCCCGTTTCCACCTCCACTTCACCCCGACCTCGGCGTCCTGGCTCAACCTCGTCGAACGCTGGTTCGCCGAGCTGACCTGCCGCAAACTCCGCCGCTCAGCCCACCGCAGCGTCATCGAACTCGAACGGGACATCCGCGGCTGGATCAACGAGTGGAACAAGAACCCCAAGCCGTTCGTCTGGACGAAGACCGCCGACGACATCCTCGACACCCTCGCCGCATACTGCACACGAATTAACGACTCAGGACACTAG
- a CDS encoding nucleotidyltransferase domain-containing protein, with the protein MTTEPAWEPAPVPEVADMFRRAETPWWIAGGHAIELAVGHPIREHDDVDVLVLRDDQLAVQHVLAGWEWWAADPPGTLRPWQPDEYLHRGIHDIWCRPGPGTPWRLQIMLDEAQDGLWVSRRDTAVHRPVEELGAVSANGIPYVTPEVQLYYKAKNPRPKDETDLAAALPSLAPAQRIWLATAILETYGAHPWVDQLDVPEQYRRPPQKDLLDDLPYDWEQRR; encoded by the coding sequence ATGACCACCGAACCAGCCTGGGAACCCGCACCCGTGCCCGAGGTGGCCGACATGTTCCGCCGGGCCGAAACCCCCTGGTGGATCGCGGGCGGACACGCCATCGAACTCGCCGTCGGGCACCCCATCCGCGAGCACGACGACGTCGACGTCCTGGTCCTGCGCGATGACCAGCTCGCCGTACAGCACGTACTTGCCGGATGGGAGTGGTGGGCTGCCGACCCGCCCGGCACCCTGCGCCCCTGGCAGCCCGACGAGTACCTGCATAGGGGCATCCACGACATCTGGTGCCGCCCCGGGCCCGGAACGCCGTGGCGCCTCCAGATCATGCTGGACGAAGCGCAAGACGGCCTATGGGTGTCCCGCCGCGACACCGCCGTGCACCGCCCCGTGGAGGAGTTGGGAGCGGTCAGCGCGAACGGCATCCCCTACGTGACCCCCGAAGTCCAGCTCTATTACAAGGCCAAGAACCCCCGCCCCAAGGACGAGACAGATCTCGCCGCGGCCCTTCCGTCCCTCGCGCCGGCGCAGAGGATATGGCTCGCCACGGCCATCCTCGAAACGTACGGGGCGCACCCGTGGGTCGACCAGCTCGACGTGCCGGAGCAGTACCGGCGTCCGCCGCAGAAAGACCTCCTGGACGACCTTCCCTACGACTGGGAGCAGCGGCGATGA
- a CDS encoding helix-turn-helix transcriptional regulator, protein MTVPEVLAELKGTSRRTFYRWREMGTGPAVLKLPNGELRVWRSAFMEWLHEREEAAA, encoded by the coding sequence ATGACCGTCCCTGAGGTGCTGGCAGAGCTGAAGGGCACATCCCGCCGAACCTTCTACCGGTGGCGCGAGATGGGAACGGGGCCTGCCGTACTGAAACTCCCGAACGGCGAGCTACGTGTGTGGCGAAGTGCGTTCATGGAATGGCTGCACGAGAGAGAGGAAGCCGCAGCTTGA
- the nrtL gene encoding ArgS-related anticodon-binding protein NrtL, translating to MTPVELSRTVLRAVRRAVDEGELSVAVPARAVVTPPGPGGWGDYATNIALQLARPAGRPSLQVAEVLRPYLARAEGVSGVEITGPGFLNIALGSAASGGVVRRILRDGSRYGHSDALAGRVVHLHAPREVRALVVLDAVARLLRSQGAVVRTSCDDRPAPEWEAVLGVHVDAQGDPIAPDDSGNSADSPDSASDAGSDAHTSSNHNAPVTLRPTPAPTTPLPLARDAARWALLYPAPHDRPRLTPDHLVQRESNPLFRVRYAHARTRALTRNAADLGFTADPADTDGTTDVDVTTHAHATPPTAATTPTLLTTLADHPRILATAATHHAPDRLARHLVSVADAVLPLLPTVLPRGAEKPSAAHRARLALAEAAGTVLAGGLSLLGIDAPEHL from the coding sequence GTGACCCCCGTCGAGCTCTCCCGCACCGTGCTGCGCGCCGTGCGTCGCGCTGTCGACGAGGGGGAGCTCAGCGTGGCCGTTCCCGCGCGTGCCGTAGTCACGCCGCCCGGTCCCGGAGGCTGGGGCGACTACGCCACCAACATCGCCCTGCAGCTCGCCCGCCCCGCCGGCCGGCCGTCCCTGCAGGTCGCCGAGGTGCTGCGGCCGTATCTCGCGAGGGCTGAGGGAGTCAGCGGCGTCGAGATCACCGGGCCCGGGTTTTTGAACATCGCCCTCGGCAGCGCCGCCTCCGGCGGCGTCGTCCGGCGCATCCTCCGGGACGGGTCCCGCTACGGGCACAGCGACGCCCTCGCAGGGCGAGTCGTGCATCTGCACGCCCCGCGCGAAGTGCGCGCCCTCGTCGTCCTGGACGCCGTCGCCCGCCTCCTGCGCTCCCAGGGCGCCGTCGTACGGACCAGTTGCGACGACCGGCCCGCCCCGGAGTGGGAAGCCGTGCTCGGCGTCCACGTCGATGCCCAGGGCGACCCCATCGCCCCCGACGACTCAGGCAACAGCGCCGACAGCCCCGACAGCGCCAGCGACGCCGGCAGCGACGCCCACACCAGCAGCAACCACAACGCCCCGGTCACCCTCCGCCCCACCCCCGCTCCCACCACCCCCCTCCCTCTGGCCCGCGACGCCGCCCGCTGGGCCCTGCTGTACCCCGCCCCCCACGACCGCCCCCGCCTCACCCCTGACCACCTGGTCCAGCGCGAGAGCAACCCCCTCTTCCGCGTCCGTTACGCCCACGCCCGCACCCGCGCCCTCACCCGCAACGCCGCCGACCTCGGCTTCACCGCCGACCCGGCGGACACCGACGGAACGACGGACGTCGACGTAACGACGCACGCCCACGCAACGCCGCCCACCGCCGCAACGACGCCCACCCTCCTCACCACCCTCGCCGACCACCCCCGCATCCTCGCCACCGCCGCCACCCACCACGCCCCCGACCGGCTCGCCCGGCACCTCGTCAGCGTTGCCGATGCCGTGCTGCCGCTGTTGCCCACCGTGCTGCCGCGCGGTGCGGAGAAACCCTCGGCCGCCCACCGGGCCCGGCTCGCGCTCGCCGAAGCCGCCGGGACGGTGCTGGCCGGTGGCCTGTCCCTGCTCGGCATCGACGCACCCGAACACCTCTGA
- a CDS encoding tyrosine-type recombinase/integrase: protein MKTTDVRIWGVRAKQRQGKDTFEVRWTVAGREVSRSRRTKGLADKLRAQLLMAQENGEQFDTETGFPPSMEEKAPALTWYAFALKYLKVKWPHAAPNYRDEINEALTGVTKALMPKRPGRPTDGAMQRALRDWAFVLPGPEDREIPPEARAVIDWVARNSPPLADLAKPAVMRGVLEALKLKLDGEAASSETFKRKRKVLVNALNYATELGEFDENPVNSVSVQKPSRIVPVDPRVVANPKQADNLIGAVSYVGGYHRARGRRLVGMFAGMYYAGMRPAETVGVAVQDCHLPEEGWGLANLHRTRPTAGKKWTKTGEVHDDRGLKNRDPEEVRPTPLPPILVAIWRDSIDTFGTADDGRLFFNERGGLVGSSTYSRVWAEARELGLPPELVASPLADRPYDLRHSALSTWLNAGVDPTEVAERAGNTVEVLLARYAKCLHGRHVVANKRIEDLLLEYE from the coding sequence TTGAAGACGACCGACGTTCGAATATGGGGCGTCAGGGCTAAGCAGCGCCAGGGGAAGGACACCTTCGAGGTGCGCTGGACCGTGGCAGGGCGCGAGGTATCTCGCTCGCGTCGCACTAAGGGGCTTGCCGACAAGTTGCGCGCCCAACTCCTCATGGCCCAGGAGAATGGGGAGCAGTTCGACACGGAAACGGGCTTCCCTCCCTCGATGGAGGAAAAGGCACCCGCCCTCACCTGGTACGCCTTCGCCTTGAAATACCTGAAGGTGAAGTGGCCGCATGCCGCGCCTAACTATCGGGACGAGATCAATGAGGCGCTGACGGGTGTCACAAAGGCGCTCATGCCGAAGCGTCCCGGACGTCCGACGGATGGAGCAATGCAGCGGGCGCTTCGGGACTGGGCATTTGTCCTCCCCGGCCCGGAAGATCGCGAAATCCCGCCAGAGGCCAGAGCCGTGATCGACTGGGTGGCAAGGAACTCTCCTCCGCTCGCCGATCTGGCCAAGCCCGCCGTCATGCGCGGGGTGCTGGAAGCGCTCAAGCTGAAACTCGATGGAGAAGCGGCATCGAGTGAGACTTTCAAGCGTAAGCGCAAGGTCCTCGTCAACGCGCTCAACTACGCCACGGAGCTTGGCGAGTTCGACGAGAATCCCGTCAACTCGGTTTCCGTACAGAAACCGTCAAGAATCGTCCCCGTTGACCCCCGCGTCGTGGCCAACCCGAAGCAGGCCGACAACCTGATCGGCGCTGTCTCGTACGTGGGCGGTTACCACCGAGCCAGGGGCCGGCGACTGGTGGGCATGTTCGCCGGCATGTACTACGCCGGGATGCGTCCGGCGGAGACTGTCGGTGTCGCGGTCCAGGACTGCCACCTCCCTGAGGAGGGCTGGGGGCTGGCGAATCTCCATCGGACCAGACCGACCGCAGGGAAGAAGTGGACCAAGACGGGCGAGGTGCACGACGACCGCGGGCTGAAGAACCGCGATCCCGAGGAGGTGCGTCCGACGCCTCTGCCGCCGATCCTGGTGGCCATCTGGCGCGACAGCATCGACACGTTCGGCACGGCAGATGACGGCAGACTCTTCTTCAATGAGCGTGGCGGACTGGTCGGCTCCTCGACCTACTCGCGAGTGTGGGCGGAGGCCCGAGAGCTCGGCCTGCCACCGGAACTTGTTGCGAGCCCACTCGCTGACCGTCCGTACGACCTGCGTCACTCGGCGCTGTCGACATGGCTGAATGCCGGAGTCGATCCGACGGAGGTCGCGGAGCGGGCCGGAAACACCGTGGAGGTGCTGTTGGCTCGGTATGCCAAGTGTCTCCATGGGCGGCACGTGGTGGCCAACAAACGAATCGAGGATCTGTTGCTCGAATACGAGTGA